The genome window GGTCCACGGCAAGCTTGGTCTGGCGAGCGGTGTCCCCGCTTGTCGCTATCCCGTCTGTCACGAGGACGACTTTTCCCCGCGCATGACTGGGAATCATCGCTGCGGCGAGGCGGATGCCATCGGCCAGATTTGTCGCATTGCGGTTCACTTCCACTCCGAGAGGCTGCAGTTCATCTCGCGTCGTCAGCGGCTGATCGACTGCCGCTTGCCCACCTAAGGAGACGACGGCGTACTGATCCTCTGGCTGCTTCGCGGCGATCGCTTCTCTCAGGAAGGCCGCGATCCTCGGATCATCCTTCATGGAAGCCGAGCGATCTACCACAAACACGATCGTTTTTGCTTGCACGGGGGTCAAGAGTTGAGTCCCCGCCAATGAAAATACCAGCAACAGGAACACCAGAGACCGCAGCACAGCGATGATGACTTTCCTTCCGCGGGGCATCTGTTTTTCTTTCTGCCACCAGCGGACCATGACATAGGCGACGGGAAGGAGGAGCAGCAGAGCCAGTGGCAAAGCAAAATCAATACCCACGCTGATACACCCTCCATTCCACTAGCATGGCGAGCAAAGCGATTGCCGCCAGCCATGTCATCAGCTCACGGCTCCCCGCAGCATTTGCCGCCGAGCTCTCTCCATCGCTTTCCTCTGCATCCGCTTTTGTCCCCATCCGAATCGTTTTCGGCGCAATATCGGACTGGCCTTCCTTCATTTGCACAGCAAAAAACCTGCTCTTCTGTCCCGAATCCAGCCTCTCATCCACGCGGTATAGCCCGATGCGATCCGGCACCTCCAGCATCCAGCTGGTTCCACTAGACTGGATGGGCTGCTTTTGTCCGTCTGGGGCAGTCAGCACACGCTGGGTGGCTCCAGGAGTCAAAGGAATGGACAGCATTTCGCCAGGATGCGCCGGACCTATCGGTGCTGCTTGTGCGGGCGCGAGCCAAGCGACGACATTTTGCATAAAGATCGGAAAGGCCGGGCGCAGCGGCAAGTCGGAATCATGCAGATCAAACCCGACAATGACGACTCGTCTGCCATCGATCGTACCCGCTCGCACCAAGTCCGTGGCTCCCGCTTGGACCAATGACTTCATGCCCGGCACCTCTCCCAGCAAAGCGGACTTGGCTACATGGACATCTCGCCAGTCTACATGGCGGAGCAAAGGGTCGTCTGCCGCAACGGCTTTTGGCTCTTGATCCAGCTCTCTCGTCCCTTCGAACGGAAGCCAGTCTGCAGCGCGGTCAGGAGCGATCAAAAGGACATTTCCTTTTGGCAACCGATCCGGAACGACGCCATCAAACACCCACGCGTCGCGCGCTTCTCCTTTTTTCTCAGGCGGCTGCTGCATCGTCTCCACTTCCATGCTGCCCACCGTCTGCAGCGCTTGGTGCAAAAAACGATTCCCGGCAGGCGAGACGAGAGCTGCTCTGCCCACTCCTGTCGTGAAAGGCACGCTCCACGCCTCATTGTCACTGGCCAGTCCGTCCTGCTGCGGCTCGATCACTGCCCGATAGACGGGGGAGGCTGGCAATTGCCCCCACGTAATCGTGCATGTTGCACCCGCTTCGACGGTAAAGGTATCCGAATCGAGCAGCCTGTCGTTCTGGTCGTAGATCGTTACGGTTCCCGTGGACTGGCTGCTGCCGTGATTGTCGATACGGACGAGCCCTTCCACATCCTTTTTCCCTGTCTGAGTGACGAATGCGCCAATCGCCGAGTTTTCCCGGGTCCGTCCCATTTGCATGAAGCGAAAGCTGGCGGGATAAGCAGCTGCACCGAGCGAGGCGGAACGATCCTCCTCCCCATCCCCCATCCAGATCACGCCGCTTCCCGGTTCATTCGCAGCGATGGCACCTGCCAAGGAAAGGGCTGCCCCGATATCCGCACTGCCAAACGAAGGGGTGAGCTGCCCGAGCGCCGCGAGCAGCTGCTCCTGGTCTGCGCTTTTGGATACCCATACCTTCGGCTCCCTTCCCGCTTCCATCAAGGTCACGGTTTGCCCCCTCCCCAGCTTTTCGACCCATCCCGAAGCAGCCGCTACCGCTTGCTGCAGCCTCGTCTGCTCTCCTTCCCGGGTCTGCATGCTGCCTGCATTTTCGATGACCAGCACGGTATGATCGGTCGCGGGGCCATCGGTGGGTATGGCTGGCCGAAGCAGCGCCAGAATGAGCAGTACCGCTGCCAGCAGCTGCAAAAACAGCAGCAGATTGCGCCTCAGCTTCTCCCACGGTCGCACCGCTTCCCAGTTTTGCAGAGTGCGCTGCCATAACAGTGTGCTCGGCACGATCCGATCCTCGACCTTTCGCTTGAGCAGATAGAGGACGACGATCGCCGGGATGATGAGTGCGAACCACATGTTGCCTAGTGCCATCCACTGCATGGTGTTTCCTCTCCTCTCTAACGAATGATTCCGGCCTTGCGGAAGACTTGAAAGACGATCGATTCCACCGATTGCTCCGCCGCAACTTCCAGAAAGGATATTCCCCGTCCGTAGGCAAAGGCTGACAGCTCCTGCTGATATTCCCGCACACTCTTGCGGTACTCTTCCAGCAGAACGCTGGTCAAAGAAACCTCTTTGGCTTGCTGCGTCTCCGAGTCAATCAGGCGAAGCTCCCCCTGATAGGCAGGCTCAAGCTCATCTCCCGACAGCACCTGCACCATGATGACGTCTTGTCTGGCTGCTTGCAGGAAGGCGATGCCTTTCTCGTAACCGGTCTCAAACAAAAAGTCGGACAGCACGATGGAAATGCCCGCCTTGCCGCTGACGGCACCCAAAGATCGCAGAGCCTGATTCAGATCGCCTGCCCCGCCGGGAGTTAGGCCAGCCAAAAACGTCAAGAGACGAGGAGCCTGGCTTTTCCCTTGCAGTCCTCGCACCGACGATACCAGCTGTTTGTCAAAGGCGAACACCGAAACGTGATCCAAATGACAGAGAGAAAGGTAGCCGAACGCTGCCGCCAATTGGACAGCGCGCTCCATTTTCCCTGACTGCCCGTGGCTCATCGACAGGCTGCAGTCAATGTACAGATTCACATGCAGCTGCGTCTCGTCCAGATACTTTTTCAGAAAGAGCTTGCCCGAGCGTGCGTACGCGTTCCAATCCAACTGGCGCAGATCGTCTCCCGGCACGTATGACTGATAATCGGCAAACTCCATGGAGCTGCCCAGCTGCTTGGCCCGGCGAAGCCCCGCCTGGCTCCCAGCTGCTGCCCGCTTGCTCGCCAGCTGAAGCCGCTCCAGCCTCGCGAGCCACTCCGGATCCAGCAAGTGGCCGCTCATACCCGGTGCTTCTCCATTCCGTCCAAAATGTCGCGTACGATCTGATCGGGACGGATCCCATTGGCCTCGCCCTCGAAATTGAGGAAGATCCGATGGCGGAGCGCTGGCAGAGCCACTGCCGCTACATCCTCATACGCCAGATTGTAGCGGCCCGAAAGCAGCGCCCGTACTTTTGCCAAAGACACCATGGCTTGAACCCCCCGAGGACCTGCCCCGTTGCGCACATACTGATTGACGGACGCTACCGATCGCTCTCCTGGATGGGTCGCGAGCAGCAGCTTTACCGCGTAATCCAGTACAGGGTCAGCCACCAAAACTTCCCGAGCCGCCTGCTGGATTTCTGCAATCTGATCGGCTGATGCCACCTTCTCGACCTGGACAGCATGTCCGGTCGTCGTCTGACGCACTATCTCCTTCAGCTCTTCCTCAGTCGGGTACGGAACATCGATTTTCAGCAAAAAGCGATCCATTTGCGCCTCTGGCAATGGATAGGTTCCTTCCTGCTCCAGAGGATTTTGTGTCGCCAGAACGAAAAACGGGTCTGGCAGGGAACGGGTCACGCCCCCGGCTGAAACGGTCCGCTCCTGCATCGCCTCCAGCAAGGCACTCTGTGTCTTTGGCGTCGCCCGGTTGATCTCGTCAGCCAAGACCACGTGGGCAAAAATCGGCCCCGCTTGAAAGCTGAACGCCTGCTGTCCACTCTCGTCCGCGCGCAGGATATTCGTCCCGGTAATATCCGTCGGCATCAAGTCCGGTGTAAATTGGATGCGTTGAAAAGAAAGCTCAAAGGCTTGAGACAGCGTACGAACCAAAAGCGTTTTCCCCAAACCGGGCACGCCTTCCAAAAGCGCATGTCCTCCAGCAAAGACCGCCCAGAGCAGCTGCTCGACGACGTCTTTTTGTCCCACTAGTACTTTTCCGATTTCCTGTCTGACGAGTTCTACCCGTTGCAGACATTCCTCCAACGTTTGCTGCGCCATCGCTCGCTCCCCCTTTTCTTTTGAATCTGTCTCGTTACGGTTCGATATTGCTGAAATACTGCTTGACGACCTCTTGATAGTCGTCGGGAATGTTCCCCTTTTCCATGCTCTCACGGGCGAATTGTTCGTATTGCCCGTAGACTTCCTCGTAAGGCAGCGTACCTCCTGTAGACACCTGCGCGCTTCCGCTCTGGCGCGTCTCCGAAGAACCTGCTCCAAGCGGCCCTCCTACCGTATCTGATGGACCGTTGTCCCCGCCCATTCTCGCAGACGGTATGGTGACGAGCTCGTGTGATCCAGTCCCCAGACCTGCGCCGCTCCCTTTTCCACTTCCAGAACCCGAGCCTGAGCCAGTACCGGAACCGTTTCCTGAACCGGAACCGTTTCCTGAACCGGAACCGTTTCCTGATCCTGAGCCGTTTCCCTGCCCTGAAGCCCCATTGCCGTTTCCCGGCTGATTCGCAGTCCCTGAACCGGAATTTCCGTTCGAGGCTGTTCCCGATGACGGTGTGGTGGCTCCATTTCCGGCTGTCGTTCCAGAAGCCGGCACCGTCTGACCCGTTCCTGCTGTCCCTGCCCCTGATGCCCCCGCGCTGGCCAATGTCATCTGGGACTGCTGCAAGGAAGCGGCTGCAGCCGTGGCTGCCAGAGCGGCTTGACCTGCCTGCTGGGCACCTGCCAGCCCCTGCATGAGCCCCGCGTCCAGAGCCGTCATCGCTTGCGCCACTTGACCTTGAGTCAGCTGCTGTGCGGCTTGCGACAATTGTCCGGCGATTTGCTCCAGTTCTTTGGACGAAGCGCTCTGGGCATCCTTTTGCAGCTGTTCAGCCGCTTTTTCCAGCTCCTTGGCGATAGCATCACGCTCGCTCTGGGAAAGCTTTTCGAACTGCTTGGCGGCCTCTCGCAGCGCTGCCTCCAGCTCCTTCACCTGCCCGGATTTCATCGCGTCTGCCAGTGCACGTGTACCTTGCTGATTCGCCAAATGCTGCTGCAGCTTCGATATAGCTGCTTGTTTTTTCTGCTCGGTTTCCTTCCATTTCTCCAGCTGCTTTTCTGCGGCGCGCAGCGCATTCAGACGTTCTGCCGGGTCTTTCGCACTCGCCATCGCCTTTTTTGCCTGCTCCAGCAATTCCTCCAGCTGCTTTTTCTGAGCATCGTTCATCGCAGGATTTTTTTTCGCTTCCTCTTTCGCCGCATCGATCTCTTTCTTTGCTTCTGCGATCGCCTTTTTCTC of Brevibacillus choshinensis contains these proteins:
- a CDS encoding vWA domain-containing protein translates to MQWMALGNMWFALIIPAIVVLYLLKRKVEDRIVPSTLLWQRTLQNWEAVRPWEKLRRNLLLFLQLLAAVLLILALLRPAIPTDGPATDHTVLVIENAGSMQTREGEQTRLQQAVAAASGWVEKLGRGQTVTLMEAGREPKVWVSKSADQEQLLAALGQLTPSFGSADIGAALSLAGAIAANEPGSGVIWMGDGEEDRSASLGAAAYPASFRFMQMGRTRENSAIGAFVTQTGKKDVEGLVRIDNHGSSQSTGTVTIYDQNDRLLDSDTFTVEAGATCTITWGQLPASPVYRAVIEPQQDGLASDNEAWSVPFTTGVGRAALVSPAGNRFLHQALQTVGSMEVETMQQPPEKKGEARDAWVFDGVVPDRLPKGNVLLIAPDRAADWLPFEGTRELDQEPKAVAADDPLLRHVDWRDVHVAKSALLGEVPGMKSLVQAGATDLVRAGTIDGRRVVIVGFDLHDSDLPLRPAFPIFMQNVVAWLAPAQAAPIGPAHPGEMLSIPLTPGATQRVLTAPDGQKQPIQSSGTSWMLEVPDRIGLYRVDERLDSGQKSRFFAVQMKEGQSDIAPKTIRMGTKADAEESDGESSAANAAGSRELMTWLAAIALLAMLVEWRVYQRGY
- a CDS encoding DUF58 domain-containing protein; the encoded protein is MSGHLLDPEWLARLERLQLASKRAAAGSQAGLRRAKQLGSSMEFADYQSYVPGDDLRQLDWNAYARSGKLFLKKYLDETQLHVNLYIDCSLSMSHGQSGKMERAVQLAAAFGYLSLCHLDHVSVFAFDKQLVSSVRGLQGKSQAPRLLTFLAGLTPGGAGDLNQALRSLGAVSGKAGISIVLSDFLFETGYEKGIAFLQAARQDVIMVQVLSGDELEPAYQGELRLIDSETQQAKEVSLTSVLLEEYRKSVREYQQELSAFAYGRGISFLEVAAEQSVESIVFQVFRKAGIIR
- a CDS encoding AAA family ATPase, with the protein product MAQQTLEECLQRVELVRQEIGKVLVGQKDVVEQLLWAVFAGGHALLEGVPGLGKTLLVRTLSQAFELSFQRIQFTPDLMPTDITGTNILRADESGQQAFSFQAGPIFAHVVLADEINRATPKTQSALLEAMQERTVSAGGVTRSLPDPFFVLATQNPLEQEGTYPLPEAQMDRFLLKIDVPYPTEEELKEIVRQTTTGHAVQVEKVASADQIAEIQQAAREVLVADPVLDYAVKLLLATHPGERSVASVNQYVRNGAGPRGVQAMVSLAKVRALLSGRYNLAYEDVAAVALPALRHRIFLNFEGEANGIRPDQIVRDILDGMEKHRV